The following are encoded together in the Methanosarcina flavescens genome:
- a CDS encoding DNA-deoxyinosine glycosylase, with translation MKKQGFPEVLDENTEILILGSLPGDVSIREHQYYAHPGNDFWRLVGSIIGENLQDMSYQDRLDTLKRHKIGLWDVFKAGEREGSGDAKIKDEEINQFSMLKDKAPNLKLVLFNGKKSGEYEPILRAMGYKTKVLPSSSGANRRILKSRKSEWEAALKH, from the coding sequence ATGAAAAAGCAAGGTTTCCCAGAAGTTCTTGATGAAAATACCGAGATCCTTATTCTCGGATCCCTTCCAGGTGACGTTTCTATCAGAGAACATCAGTACTACGCGCATCCGGGCAATGACTTCTGGAGGCTGGTCGGCAGTATTATTGGAGAAAACCTTCAGGACATGAGCTATCAAGATAGGCTTGATACTCTTAAACGTCACAAAATAGGGCTCTGGGATGTATTTAAAGCCGGAGAACGAGAAGGAAGTGGGGATGCAAAGATAAAGGACGAAGAAATAAACCAATTCTCAATGCTGAAAGATAAGGCTCCGAACTTGAAACTGGTTCTTTTTAATGGCAAAAAGTCAGGAGAATATGAGCCAATTCTAAGGGCAATGGGATATAAAACGAAAGTCCTTCCTTCGTCAAGCGGAGCTAACCGGCGGATCCTGAAAAGTAGAAAATCAGAATGGGAAGCAGCTTTAAAGCATTGA
- a CDS encoding peptidase associated/transthyretin-like domain-containing protein, protein MTGEYIITGRIRDKDNNPVEGYTVEAYDNDPDLFGFNDDLLGKTKFDIKL, encoded by the coding sequence ATGACAGGGGAATATATAATTACTGGCAGGATCAGGGATAAGGATAATAATCCTGTTGAAGGCTACACCGTAGAAGCCTACGATAATGATCCAGACCTTTTTGGTTTTAACGATGACTTGCTTGGAAAGACAAAGTTCGATATAAAGCTCTAA
- a CDS encoding helix-turn-helix transcriptional regulator, which yields MQHKLIDVVFRSQKRIDLILLLGEEPRTMEEIKTLLEVSPTAILPQIKRLTDSDIVIQKNSSYELTDMGEQVFKKVQSLVNVLTLLERDNYWIEHDLSGIPQYLLDRIGDLKDCKLVEADPSQIFEPRTELLNFFSSSRFLMVFSSFYRPEFLPLYTKLGRLESEVTLIFTESVLEKFLYNYERKIRKLSTMKNAELFVCNDGVKLAELMVSDRGMMISLFDSNGRFYHNYMSCSEPEAVNWAKELFEFYKSRAWRIDSEKSIDNFVCTVESETFPESMLLSPH from the coding sequence ATGCAACATAAGTTAATAGATGTCGTATTTCGTTCCCAGAAAAGAATAGACCTCATTTTACTCTTGGGAGAGGAACCAAGAACAATGGAAGAAATTAAGACCCTTCTTGAAGTTTCTCCCACCGCTATCTTACCCCAGATCAAAAGGCTTACAGACAGCGATATTGTTATTCAAAAAAATAGCAGCTATGAGTTGACAGATATGGGTGAACAGGTATTTAAAAAAGTTCAATCCCTTGTCAATGTCCTCACATTGCTTGAGCGAGACAATTACTGGATCGAGCACGACCTCAGTGGAATTCCTCAGTACCTTCTCGATAGAATAGGTGACCTTAAGGACTGTAAACTGGTTGAAGCCGATCCGAGCCAGATTTTTGAGCCACGCACAGAACTTTTGAATTTCTTCTCTTCTTCACGTTTTCTTATGGTATTTTCGTCCTTCTACAGACCTGAATTCCTGCCCCTTTATACAAAACTTGGAAGGCTGGAGTCTGAGGTTACCCTTATTTTCACGGAGTCAGTACTCGAAAAATTCCTGTATAATTATGAGAGGAAAATAAGGAAACTTTCTACAATGAAAAACGCCGAACTTTTTGTCTGTAATGATGGGGTCAAGCTGGCTGAACTCATGGTCTCGGACCGTGGAATGATGATCTCTCTCTTTGATAGTAATGGAAGATTCTATCATAATTACATGTCCTGTTCCGAGCCTGAAGCTGTAAACTGGGCAAAGGAACTTTTTGAATTCTATAAATCAAGAGCATGGCGGATCGATAGCGAGAAAAGTATTGATAACTTTGTCTGTACAGTTGAAAGTGAAACTTTCCCGGAATCCATGCTACTCAGCCCGCACTGA
- a CDS encoding M4 family metallopeptidase, which yields MDHITNLKVSHKCFCTFVPPFILENLAKAGIEDATRTLHQERSSFKQIASVVPEIGAFLGTAPVAERGRSARRVFDSQNKAEYQVKLIRDEGGPVVEDDAVNYAYDHIGNFCDYFREKLGRDSIDNNGMDIICNVHFGVKFNNAFFNGKEITIGDGDDIIFTNFSRSREVIAHELAHGVVQWTANLEYRNQSGALNEHFSDVFGTVITQHAEQITADDADWLIGDEIMGPKLYGEALRCMASPGTAYDNDLMGKDPQPDHMRDIYKGPSDNGGVHINSGIMNKAFYLAARELETENAALIWYTALQNLWPTSNFNDAVAQIVRATQLLIKNRKIKSGSTQKVRAAFKEVGLPAKDEANILGSPTAQLIQL from the coding sequence TTGGATCATATTACAAATTTAAAGGTTAGCCATAAATGTTTCTGCACGTTTGTACCACCTTTTATTCTCGAAAACCTGGCAAAAGCCGGGATTGAGGACGCAACGCGAACCCTTCATCAAGAAAGGAGTAGCTTCAAACAAATAGCATCTGTAGTTCCGGAGATAGGAGCGTTTTTGGGTACTGCTCCGGTAGCAGAGAGAGGGAGATCCGCCAGGCGGGTGTTTGATTCGCAGAATAAAGCGGAGTATCAGGTGAAATTAATAAGAGATGAAGGAGGCCCGGTTGTAGAAGATGATGCTGTGAATTATGCTTATGACCATATTGGGAATTTCTGTGACTACTTTAGAGAAAAATTAGGTAGAGATTCCATTGATAACAATGGGATGGACATAATATGCAATGTTCATTTTGGTGTAAAGTTCAATAATGCCTTTTTCAATGGTAAAGAAATCACCATTGGGGATGGGGACGATATAATATTCACCAATTTTTCCAGATCACGTGAGGTTATAGCCCATGAACTGGCTCATGGCGTTGTACAGTGGACGGCTAATCTGGAATATCGTAATCAATCGGGGGCATTGAATGAACATTTCTCTGATGTGTTCGGGACCGTGATTACACAGCATGCTGAACAAATAACAGCAGATGATGCCGATTGGCTAATCGGTGACGAAATTATGGGACCAAAATTATATGGAGAAGCTCTTCGGTGCATGGCTTCACCTGGGACTGCATATGATAATGATCTTATGGGCAAGGACCCGCAACCTGACCATATGAGAGACATTTATAAAGGCCCTAGCGATAACGGGGGCGTGCATATTAACAGCGGGATCATGAACAAAGCTTTTTACCTTGCAGCAAGGGAACTCGAAACCGAAAACGCAGCATTAATATGGTATACTGCATTACAGAATCTCTGGCCTACATCAAATTTTAATGATGCTGTCGCACAGATTGTCAGAGCTACCCAGCTTCTTATAAAAAATAGAAAAATAAAAAGTGGGTCCACGCAAAAAGTGAGGGCAGCATTCAAAGAAGTTGGACTTCCAGCCAAAGACGAGGCCAATATCCTGGGCAGCCCTACCGCTCAGTTAATACAGTTGTAA
- a CDS encoding protealysin inhibitor emfourin, which translates to MHIEFEISGGYVNINLAYREDTEKLPPDVASKLLGLIKSSRVLEIQQSEIDSTIAGPPDAFHYNLTLYEGGQKKSLSFNDATVPDQLKPLLEFLQELAWEQLRKD; encoded by the coding sequence ATGCACATAGAATTTGAGATTTCAGGCGGATATGTCAACATTAATTTAGCATATCGTGAAGATACCGAGAAACTTCCTCCTGATGTTGCCAGTAAGCTCCTGGGACTTATAAAAAGCTCCAGAGTACTTGAAATTCAACAAAGTGAAATCGATTCCACTATTGCTGGCCCTCCTGATGCGTTCCATTATAATCTCACGCTTTACGAAGGCGGTCAGAAAAAATCATTATCCTTTAATGATGCTACGGTGCCAGATCAATTGAAACCGTTATTAGAGTTTTTGCAGGAGCTAGCATGGGAACAACTTAGAAAAGACTAA
- a CDS encoding GMC oxidoreductase has product MFCNCVAEKITGSHGIIDGVEGHFLNRIGSAIHSIRVNAKLVIISAGSIGSTQVLMKNSIAKDKTGKGLAMHPAPFILGDFPFEIRANQGIPISYTLHEFGVTNGVEDGGFLIQAVYLPPLQFSMALPATGRQGQDLMSRYNYFTMAGVETRDESNGVITLSDFGIPRMSYSFGEKELDIMSRGASIISKMWFRLGAKRVITSHMVKRELKSESEIPELINAIKKDPKNLLVGSAHPQGGNRMGSDPDRCVVDSNCKVYGFRNLFVCDASVFPTAVGVNPQMNIMALASIISDRINKNWDDFVSE; this is encoded by the coding sequence GTGTTTTGCAATTGTGTGGCTGAGAAGATAACAGGTTCACATGGAATTATTGACGGGGTAGAAGGGCATTTCTTAAACAGGATAGGTAGTGCAATTCACAGCATAAGGGTTAACGCAAAGCTTGTAATCATATCTGCAGGCTCCATTGGTTCGACACAGGTACTGATGAAAAATTCCATCGCAAAAGATAAGACCGGAAAGGGCCTTGCTATGCACCCCGCACCTTTTATCCTTGGTGATTTCCCCTTTGAAATAAGGGCTAATCAGGGCATACCTATAAGTTATACCCTGCACGAATTTGGAGTGACGAATGGAGTGGAAGACGGAGGGTTTCTCATACAGGCTGTATATTTACCTCCTTTACAGTTCTCAATGGCTCTTCCAGCAACCGGCAGGCAGGGACAGGATCTTATGAGCCGATACAATTATTTTACAATGGCAGGAGTGGAAACAAGGGACGAGTCGAATGGTGTAATAACCTTATCGGATTTTGGTATTCCAAGAATGTCATATTCCTTTGGCGAAAAAGAACTGGATATTATGTCAAGGGGCGCTTCAATAATCTCGAAGATGTGGTTCAGGCTCGGTGCAAAAAGGGTTATTACTTCTCACATGGTAAAGCGTGAACTAAAAAGCGAAAGTGAAATCCCTGAACTGATAAACGCCATAAAGAAGGATCCTAAAAATCTTCTGGTAGGTTCTGCCCATCCTCAGGGAGGCAACAGAATGGGCAGCGATCCGGACAGGTGCGTTGTAGACTCTAACTGTAAAGTATACGGGTTCAGAAACCTTTTTGTCTGTGATGCAAGTGTTTTTCCAACAGCAGTTGGAGTAAACCCTCAGATGAATATTATGGCTCTTGCCTCTATAATCTCTGATAGAATAAACAAAAATTGGGATGATTTCGTGTCTGAATAA
- the mtaB gene encoding methanol--corrinoid protein co-methyltransferase MtaB, translating to MAAKRYTSMAYASADEMTFGVSKYPVKAGLDLEIGAGYTIPEINYAPRPEAGASKEKLIREYERITTDIMSRMVQVGFPAVILETEHVQQMSNNPSWGAEVAHAQKTIMEEYHDEYGIKCALRHTIGDIRENRDFLQLRGDKYSVFLEAFEECAKAGADLLSVESMGGKEVFDYAVLRNDIAGILYSIGCLGSIDMELIWSDIAAIAKKTGTVAAGDTDCAQANTAMFIGGGLLDKNLAHTLAIIARAISAPRSLVAYECGAEGPGKDCGYENVIIKAITGMPMTQEGKTSTCAHSDVMGNLIMQCCDCWSNESVEYHGEFGGTTVQCWAESLAYDCALMNTALETKNDKVLRDLLMLSDRYRDPQAYVLAYDNAYRVGEAIVKDGDNIYLRAKNAAIECCNIVNEGAAGKLELSRFETKALGDAKATLEALPDDMDKFMDDCLTKYQSEVKVFLPENYGF from the coding sequence ATGGCAGCAAAAAGATACACTTCAATGGCATATGCAAGCGCAGACGAAATGACCTTCGGCGTGTCCAAGTATCCGGTAAAGGCAGGTCTCGATCTCGAGATCGGTGCAGGCTACACAATTCCTGAAATTAACTATGCTCCAAGGCCAGAAGCCGGTGCATCCAAGGAAAAACTCATAAGGGAATATGAGAGGATCACCACCGACATTATGTCAAGAATGGTTCAGGTTGGTTTCCCGGCAGTTATCCTCGAAACCGAACACGTTCAGCAGATGTCCAACAACCCCTCCTGGGGAGCAGAAGTTGCACATGCCCAGAAGACCATCATGGAAGAATATCACGATGAATATGGCATAAAGTGTGCACTTCGCCACACAATTGGTGACATCCGTGAGAACAGGGACTTCCTCCAGCTCAGAGGCGACAAGTACTCTGTCTTCCTCGAAGCCTTTGAAGAATGCGCCAAGGCCGGCGCAGACCTGCTTTCCGTAGAGAGCATGGGTGGTAAGGAAGTTTTCGACTACGCAGTTCTCAGAAACGACATTGCTGGTATTCTCTACTCAATCGGTTGCCTCGGCTCCATTGACATGGAACTAATCTGGTCCGACATTGCCGCAATCGCAAAGAAGACAGGTACTGTTGCAGCTGGTGACACTGACTGCGCCCAGGCAAACACGGCAATGTTCATTGGCGGTGGGCTGCTTGACAAGAACCTTGCCCACACCCTCGCAATCATTGCAAGGGCAATTTCCGCCCCAAGATCCCTCGTTGCATACGAATGCGGAGCAGAGGGCCCTGGTAAGGACTGCGGATATGAAAACGTTATCATCAAAGCCATCACTGGTATGCCGATGACCCAGGAAGGTAAGACCTCCACCTGTGCCCACTCTGATGTTATGGGTAACCTCATTATGCAGTGCTGTGACTGCTGGTCCAACGAGTCTGTTGAGTACCACGGCGAATTCGGCGGTACAACTGTTCAGTGCTGGGCTGAGTCCCTCGCATACGACTGCGCCCTCATGAACACTGCTCTTGAAACCAAGAACGACAAAGTTCTCAGGGACCTTCTCATGCTTTCCGACAGGTACAGAGACCCACAGGCCTATGTGCTTGCATACGACAACGCATACAGAGTCGGTGAAGCAATTGTCAAGGACGGAGACAACATCTACCTCAGAGCAAAGAACGCCGCAATAGAATGCTGCAACATCGTCAACGAAGGTGCAGCTGGCAAGCTCGAGCTCTCCAGGTTCGAGACCAAGGCTCTCGGAGACGCAAAGGCAACCCTCGAAGCTCTTCCAGACGATATGGACAAGTTCATGGACGACTGCCTCACAAAATACCAGAGTGAAGTTAAGGTCTTCCTGCCAGAGAACTACGGCTTCTAA
- a CDS encoding helix-turn-helix transcriptional regulator, whose amino-acid sequence MSTELQLIDTIFFSDKRKKLLLLLREGAKTIEEIKTELDVSSSPIMAQIRILLKEGLLVQKGDSYELSIKGKIIVPKMEPLLSTFRVFDENHDYWARQDLRTLPSHLLDRIGELGSCKEILPERTHIFDYPPEIMDPLYRSKTVMEISSFFRPGYPSLYLDLAKRGIEVSLVLERSIYEKLISDYRAGAEEFLSLENTRLFVCDDKIELASSIVTDRFISLSMISKEGRYYNHEMVSFEKSALAWGQELFKYYKDLSEEITELESS is encoded by the coding sequence ATGAGCACGGAACTACAATTAATAGACACAATTTTTTTTTCGGACAAGAGGAAAAAATTGCTTCTACTCCTGAGGGAAGGGGCAAAGACAATTGAGGAAATCAAGACCGAGCTTGATGTCAGTTCCAGCCCTATAATGGCTCAGATTCGCATTCTGCTCAAGGAAGGGCTGCTGGTGCAAAAAGGAGATAGTTATGAGCTCTCTATAAAAGGAAAAATTATTGTCCCCAAAATGGAACCTCTTCTCTCTACCTTCCGGGTTTTTGATGAAAACCATGATTACTGGGCAAGGCAGGATTTGAGGACCCTTCCTTCCCATCTGCTTGACCGGATCGGAGAACTTGGCAGCTGTAAGGAGATCCTGCCCGAAAGAACCCACATTTTTGATTACCCTCCTGAAATTATGGACCCTCTTTACAGGTCAAAGACAGTTATGGAAATATCCTCATTTTTCCGCCCTGGATATCCGAGCCTCTATCTGGACCTTGCAAAAAGAGGTATTGAAGTCTCGCTTGTTCTGGAAAGGTCAATCTATGAAAAACTGATTTCTGACTACAGGGCAGGTGCTGAAGAGTTCTTAAGTCTGGAGAATACGCGCCTTTTTGTCTGTGACGATAAAATTGAGCTTGCTTCCAGTATTGTTACAGATCGCTTTATTTCCCTATCCATGATCTCTAAAGAAGGAAGATATTATAATCATGAAATGGTAAGCTTTGAGAAAAGTGCCCTTGCCTGGGGGCAGGAGCTTTTTAAATATTACAAAGATCTGTCCGAAGAGATAACTGAATTGGAATCCAGTTGA
- a CDS encoding PAS domain-containing protein, translating into MAHIYPEDRPSVLKQVMRIKNPARAHDTEFEFRIVRKDEKIRWIKELYQKIPGRYGEPDNTREQFTILPKKKRQKIQKHPDNRQNESANL; encoded by the coding sequence ATAGCACATATCTATCCAGAAGACCGGCCTTCTGTTCTTAAACAGGTGATGAGGATCAAAAATCCCGCTCGTGCTCACGATACCGAATTTGAGTTCAGAATAGTACGCAAGGATGAAAAAATAAGATGGATAAAGGAGCTGTATCAGAAAATTCCGGGAAGGTATGGAGAGCCAGATAATACTAGGGAGCAGTTTACGATATTACCGAAGAAAAAGAGGCAGAAGATTCAAAAGCATCCTGACAACCGGCAAAATGAATCAGCAAATTTGTAA
- a CDS encoding indolepyruvate ferredoxin oxidoreductase subunit alpha: MPAKVNKEECTGCGTCVEECPVEAIIIDEDEGCAVVDEEECVECKACEEVCPIQAIEVR, from the coding sequence ATGCCAGCAAAAGTTAACAAAGAAGAATGTACAGGCTGTGGAACCTGTGTGGAGGAGTGTCCTGTAGAAGCAATCATTATTGATGAGGACGAAGGTTGTGCAGTTGTGGATGAAGAAGAATGCGTAGAATGCAAAGCATGTGAAGAAGTTTGCCCCATACAGGCTATAGAGGTCAGATAG
- the mtaC gene encoding methanol--corrinoid protein MtaC has product MLDFTEASLKKVLTRYNVALEKAMTPEEAAEEIYPKDELIYPIAKAIFEGEEDDVIEGLQAAIDAGKDPIALIDDALMVGMGVVTRLYDEGVIFLPNVMMSADAMLAGIEFCKENSQTAPVTKGTVVCHVAEGDVHDIGKNIVTALLRANGYNVVDLGRDVPVDEVLAAVAENNPIMVTGTALMTTTMYAFKEVNDKLLEKGYKIPFACGGGAVNQDFVSQYALGIYGEEAADAPKIADAIVAGTTDIAALREKFHKH; this is encoded by the coding sequence ATGTTGGACTTTACAGAAGCAAGTCTGAAAAAAGTATTAACCAGATACAATGTGGCTCTGGAAAAGGCAATGACACCTGAAGAAGCCGCAGAAGAGATCTATCCTAAGGACGAATTAATCTACCCGATCGCAAAGGCCATCTTTGAAGGAGAAGAAGATGACGTTATCGAGGGTCTCCAGGCCGCAATCGATGCAGGCAAGGACCCCATTGCACTTATCGATGACGCTCTCATGGTCGGTATGGGCGTTGTCACAAGACTCTATGATGAAGGTGTAATTTTCCTTCCAAATGTCATGATGTCCGCTGATGCCATGCTCGCAGGTATCGAATTCTGCAAGGAAAATTCCCAAACTGCTCCTGTAACAAAGGGAACTGTTGTCTGCCATGTTGCAGAGGGTGACGTTCACGACATCGGGAAAAACATCGTTACCGCTCTCCTCAGGGCAAACGGTTACAATGTAGTCGACCTCGGAAGGGACGTTCCTGTGGACGAAGTCCTTGCAGCAGTTGCTGAGAACAACCCAATAATGGTCACAGGTACTGCCCTCATGACCACCACCATGTATGCATTCAAGGAAGTTAACGACAAACTCCTCGAGAAAGGATATAAGATTCCATTTGCATGCGGTGGTGGCGCAGTTAACCAGGACTTCGTATCCCAGTACGCACTCGGCATTTATGGTGAGGAAGCCGCTGATGCACCCAAGATTGCTGACGCAATCGTTGCAGGTACTACAGATATCGCAGCATTAAGAGAGAAATTCCACAAGCACTGA
- a CDS encoding HAD family hydrolase → MLKAIIFDVDGVLVDSMFYQADAWVKTFKEAGINITREDIYELEGSNNQRLIKSIFEKAGKEPDPWHLEQLPEKKREVLEFDKIKPFEGILDCLKELKQHFKLAMVSGSHIDTVTGVVNKYFSNCFDVIITGSDLERGKPDPDPYLKALEMLDLTKNECIVIENAPLGITAAKRAGLYCVAVASMLEPEKVEHADLVLEDHAALLEYLKSLIPK, encoded by the coding sequence ATGTTAAAAGCAATAATTTTTGATGTGGATGGAGTTCTTGTAGATTCCATGTTTTACCAGGCCGATGCCTGGGTTAAAACCTTCAAGGAAGCTGGTATTAACATCACCAGGGAAGATATTTACGAGCTTGAAGGCTCAAATAACCAGAGGTTAATTAAATCGATCTTCGAAAAGGCTGGAAAAGAGCCTGATCCCTGGCATTTAGAGCAATTGCCTGAAAAGAAACGCGAGGTTCTTGAATTTGATAAAATAAAACCCTTTGAAGGTATTCTGGATTGCCTTAAGGAATTAAAACAGCACTTTAAGCTCGCCATGGTTTCCGGGTCACATATCGACACGGTAACTGGGGTTGTAAATAAGTATTTTTCTAACTGCTTTGACGTCATAATTACCGGTAGCGACCTTGAGCGTGGGAAACCTGATCCCGATCCTTATCTCAAAGCCCTTGAGATGCTCGACCTGACAAAGAATGAGTGCATAGTAATTGAAAATGCACCTCTGGGCATAACTGCTGCCAAGAGGGCGGGGCTTTACTGTGTCGCAGTTGCAAGTATGCTTGAACCTGAAAAAGTAGAGCATGCGGATCTTGTACTCGAAGACCATGCTGCCCTTCTCGAATATCTGAAGAGCCTTATCCCAAAGTGA
- a CDS encoding UDP-N-acetylglucosamine--N-acetylmuramyl-(pentapeptide) pyrophosphoryl-undecaprenol N-acetylglucosamine transferase — MRIIILICGEGLGHTSRCLALGKEFLEGEHEVHFGAYGYSKEMVEKTGYPAHEIPSEIKLIGKAGTLDFKGSIEATLKNADILGGPKLLKLIKDIDPDVIFSDSYYLGTLAGFTLRIPVYLILNQSNMEEFFKNRGVSLRLLGEMTRRFYNQIFEKVNKIIIPDYPLPYTVCRKNLNFRGKVQEKVFYSGPLLKEKYEEVEQITLKKPHTVSLIGGFGYRRPIFEKVIETAKLDTSINYTLISGPSLDPSKLADLPENVELLKFIEDTYPYMKGSDAVIAPGGHSTIIEALSFGIPILSFPDREHSEQENNAEVIEEEGYGRMLSYSTPPEVVLECIREVLEEEKYRNKTQRLRRLARELNGPSAVREMLEKEFKEKAF; from the coding sequence ATGCGAATAATTATTTTAATCTGTGGAGAGGGACTTGGTCATACCAGCCGATGCCTGGCACTTGGAAAAGAATTTCTTGAGGGCGAGCACGAAGTACATTTCGGAGCTTATGGATACTCAAAGGAAATGGTTGAGAAGACAGGTTATCCGGCACATGAAATTCCCTCTGAAATAAAGCTGATCGGAAAGGCTGGAACCCTGGATTTCAAGGGTTCAATTGAGGCAACTCTTAAAAACGCAGATATTTTAGGAGGGCCAAAGCTTCTGAAGCTGATAAAAGATATAGATCCCGATGTCATCTTTTCGGACAGCTATTATCTGGGAACGCTTGCCGGCTTCACACTTAGAATTCCAGTATACCTTATTTTGAACCAATCAAATATGGAGGAATTTTTTAAAAATCGAGGAGTTTCTCTGAGGCTTCTTGGGGAAATGACAAGAAGATTCTACAACCAAATTTTTGAGAAAGTAAACAAAATAATTATTCCTGATTATCCCCTCCCCTATACCGTTTGCAGGAAAAATCTGAATTTCCGGGGTAAAGTTCAGGAAAAAGTATTCTACAGTGGCCCCCTTTTAAAAGAAAAGTATGAAGAAGTGGAGCAAATTACCCTTAAAAAGCCACATACTGTTTCCCTTATTGGAGGTTTCGGATACAGGAGACCTATTTTCGAAAAAGTAATCGAGACCGCAAAGCTCGATACTTCTATCAATTATACTCTAATCTCAGGTCCCTCCCTTGACCCCTCAAAGCTTGCTGACCTGCCGGAAAATGTAGAACTCCTTAAGTTCATAGAAGATACATACCCATACATGAAGGGCTCGGATGCAGTAATAGCCCCTGGGGGGCACAGTACCATTATAGAAGCCCTGAGCTTCGGAATTCCTATCCTTTCTTTTCCTGACAGGGAGCATAGCGAGCAGGAAAATAACGCTGAAGTGATTGAAGAAGAGGGCTATGGTAGGATGCTCAGTTATTCCACACCTCCTGAGGTCGTTCTCGAATGTATCCGGGAAGTTCTTGAGGAAGAAAAGTATAGAAATAAAACTCAAAGGTTGCGAAGGCTTGCCCGAGAACTGAATGGTCCCAGTGCTGTGAGAGAAATGCTTGAAAAAGAGTTTAAAGAAAAAGCGTTCTGA